The window CAATTCAAAAAGATAGCAAACCTCAAAGCCGACACTTATTCATTCATAAAAAAATCCATTTAAAATCAATCGGCTAAAAATGAATTTCCACCATAACGATTATGTGATTTTGACAACAACATTCGATAAAAACTTTGAATAAATGTAAATTTTTGCATATATTGCCCCCACTTTTGTGCCAGTCCTTTGACGTACACCCACGCATGGTTTGAACTTACCCATCAAACCATGCCATAGGTCAGAGAGCAGATTGAGTAAGACACGAATTAACTTCGACCTATACAACAGGAAATAACAATGAAAAAAACATGCCTATGCCTAGCACTCATGCTTTCTCCTCAAGCATTTGCGGGTGACTTAGTACAATGGTGGGATTTCAGTGCAACAGCCCTCTATGGCGAAGACTACGATTTAGCACCATCGGACAAACAAGCTACTATCACCTTAGAAACGGCGGGCGGCTGGAAATACGGTGATTGGTTTGCCTTCCAAGACTTTATCTATTTCAAAGGTAACGACACGGGCATGGAAAGCACCACCTATGGTGAGATTTCGCCACGCTTCAGTGCCAGCAAAATCCTCGGCGAGAAAATCGCATTTGGTCCAGTGACAGATTTGTCTCTGGCACTGACCTATGAAGAAGGTGAAGGCCCAGTTCACAGCCTGCTGTACGGTTTAGGCGTTGACGTAGCAGTACCATACTTCACTTATCTTAACTTTAACACCTATCGCCGCAATGGCATGAGCACAGGTAACAACAGTGACGGCTGGCAGTTCACCCCAGTATTTCGCATCGACATTCCCGTTGGCTCAGCCAACATAGTGCTCGATGGCTTTATCGACTGGGTATTTGCCACCGATGATAATGGCTACGAGGAGAACTTCCACTTCAATCCACAGCTGAAATACGATCTAGGTAAGAGTCTGTTCGGTGATCATCAAGCCAATAAACTATTGGTGGGTATTGAATACGATCTGTGGACCAATAAATACGGTGTGAAAGGCGTCGATCAAGACACTTACTCTGTGATTGCCCAATACCACTTCTAATCGGTATAGACACAATTTTGAAGTAACAAAAAAGGTGCCATTGGCACCTTTTTTAGTTTGGTCACTCACTTTGCAGGGGAGTGTCGCTTAGCGTAATAAAAATTAGGCTAACAGTTTTTTCGCTGCTGCAACCACGATAGAAACCGCGCTTACTTCGGTTTTCTTCATTGTAGCTTCATCAGGAATTTCTTGTTGGGTGCGGTTTACAATCACACCAGCAACACAGGCTGCACGCCAGCCTTGAGTGGCACACATAGTGAACAAAGTGGAAGATTCCATCTCATAGTTCAGTACACCCATATCTTGCCATTCTTTCATTGAACCCGCGAAACGACGCGTTACACGGCCAGTGACAGTGTCATAACGCTCTTGGCCTGGGTAGAAAGTATCAGAAGAAGCCGTTACGCCAATGTGTGGCTCTACGCCTGCATCGCGACACGCTGCAACCATAGCAGTGGTACATTCAAAGTTTGCAACCGCAGGGAACTCCATAGGTGCAAAGTGCAAGCTCGCGCCATCTAAACGCACTGAAGCTTGAGTCACAATCACATCGCCCACATTCACATGGGGTTGAATTGCGCCTGTAGTGCCAACGCGCAGGAAGGTATTCACACCTAACTGTGCAAGTTCTTCTACTGCGATAGAAGTAGATGGACCACCGATACCGGTTGAACACACGACTACTGGCTTGCCATCGGCATAAGCTAAATAGCTTGTATACTCGCGGTGGCTAGCAAGAAACGTCGCATTGTCCATTAGTTCGGCAATACGTTTTACGCGCTCTGGATCACCAGGAACGATTGCCAAAGTTGCACCATCGAGCATTGCTTTGGTCAAACCTAAATGAAATACATCAGCCATTGTGAAAACCCCTTTCATTTTTGATAATTAAATTCTTATAAAATCGACTTTAACCTAGTATCGAAGCGGTGAAGGTTAACTTGATCACAGAATTATCGGCAAGAGGTAATTGTTTAGTCGTAATGAAATTACCAATTGCTCTCACATCTGATCACAAGATAGCAAATTTGCCCGCGCTGCGAATGTCAGTCTGATTTATGCCTAACAAAGTGTGAACCAGATCCTAATCACATGCCATAGACAGCGGCCGAAATCATCTAATCCAATGATTTATAAATGATTAAAATAAATCATCATTTAGTATTAATCTGAAGCGGGACGAAAGGTGATCTAAGTCACATTTCACTATAGAGTGAAAGGTTAGGGTTAAGGCGAAACCAGAAGTGTAGTAGATGACGACAAGGAGAATGCCGATGTTTCCAGAGTACAGAGAATTAATTTCCACCCTGAAAACCCAAGATGCTCATTTTCAACGTAAGTTTAACGAGCATAATCAGTTAGACGAGGAAATCAAACAACTGGAAAAACGTGTCGCCAGTGATTTCAATCCGACAGTGAAAGAACTCAAAAGCAGAAAGTTACACCTAAAAGAAGAGATTTATCAGATCCTCAAATCCCACGAGTAATCCCAAACTTCTTTACCGAACAACAAGGGCGCCTAAGCGCCCTTATTCATGTCACCACAATAGCTTACAGATAGTAATCTTTCAGCGGTGGGAAACCGTTAAAGCACACTGCCGAATACGTCGTCGTATAAGCGCCAGCGGTTAACCAATACATGCGATCACCAATGGCTAAGTCATTCGGTAAACCATAGCTGTAGTGCTCATACATGATATCGGCACTGTCGCAGGTTGGGCCGGCAATAACGCATTTATCCAGCTCGCCTTGACGATCAGTATAAATCGGGAACTTAATCGCCTCGTCCATCGTTTCAATCAAGCCTGAGAATTTACCCACATCGGTAAATACCCAACGCTCTAACGCTGTGTAGGATTTTTTGCTGATCAGTACCACTTCAGACACTAAAATCCCCGCGTTAGAAATCAACGAACGGCCCGGCTCCAGAATAATTTGCGGTAAATCGTCACCGAAATCTTCCTTCAGGAAGTGAGTGATCTGCTCGGCATACACACCCAATTGATTGGTTTTATCAATATAGTTAGCAGGGAAACCGCCGCCCATGTTGATCATCTTCAGGGTGATATTGTGCTCATCACGCAGACGGTCGAAAATGCTTTTCACTTTACCAATGGCAGAATCCCAAGCACCGATGTCACGTTGCTGTGAACCGACGTGGAACGAAATACCAAAAGGTTCTAAGCCCAATTCCTGCGCCAATACTAATAGCTCATAGGCCATTTCGTTTTGGCAGCCGAATTTACGCGATAACGGCCAGTCAGCCGTATCTGTGCCTTCGGTCAGAATGCGCACGTAAATACGCGATCCCGGTGCTTCTTCGGCGATCATACGTAGATCGGCCTCTGAGTCGGATGCATACATACGCACACCACGCTCATAAAATGCACGTACATCTTGACGCTTTTTAATGGTATTGCCGTAGCTGACTCGGTCGGTTGTCACGCCGACATTCATGACCATATCTAGCTCATAAATCGAGGCAATATCAAAGTTTGACCCTTTATCTTTAAGTAAAGATAAGATCTCGGCCGCGGGGTTTGCCTTAACTGCATAATAAACGTTGGCGTAAGGAAAACTATTAACCATGTCATCGTATTGTTTCGCTATGATACTGGTATCAATCACTACGAACGGGGTTGCTTTGTCTTTGGCATACGCTTCAATACGCTTGAATGTGTCCATGTCATAATAGTCAGCAACATCAATAGATTGAAATTGGCTCATTGGGCCAGAGTCTCCTTTGGGTCAGGTAGATAAAAGTGAGTGTAATGTCTTAAAAAACGTGCGCAGTAAACGATATTTTATCGCTTTACGCAACGAATTTTTATGCTGAATTTATAACTTTTTATTCCACAATGTTTTAAGGGGCCAGACCACCAAAAAAAGCCTCTATAAAACAAATGATTATGCACACAAACCCTAATACCAATCGTATTAAATATCTGTTCATTGAGCGGGAATTCAACGCGCTTTAGACAAGGCGAAGGCTTGAAGGCATAGTGGTGCTCTGTCGAAAGCCTTGAACGCAGTATAAAGCGCGTTGCCATGCCTTTAACATCAGCCGCCCTTCGGGAGCCACACAGGCATCCCACTCCGGTGTTGCATTGACTTAAAAGGGAATAACCATTTCTGCGTCAATGCGCCTTGGATTGAGATGCCTGTGAGGCTCTGAACTGATTAGATATTTAATGTGATTGGTATAAGGTAAATTTGTGTGCATTAGCAGAATAAAAAGTGAATTTTTTACGACGTTATCGCAAAGGAGATGGATTGACTGGCTCAAGCCAACATTTCCATCCCAAAGCGATAAGCTTGAGGGGCGAGCACGCCACGAAAACGAGCTAATGTGATGCCTTAAAATGGTTCAAGTAAGTTGAATCGTTACTGCGGCTGATTCAATTTTGTGAGTGCTTGGCCCAAGGCTTCACTGGAATCAAAATAGGCGATATCTAAAATATTGCGCTGATTAAGCAATATCATAGTGGCCATATCTTTGGTATCGGGTAATAAGCGACTGATCTCACCTTCCCTATCTAACCCAATCGCAAAGGGTAAATCTTGCATTTGTGGCACAGCAACAAACTTAGCAATCAAAGAAGGCATGCCACTGATATCCGCGACATAAACTAACCCAGCAGGCATTTGAGTCGTACTCAGAGGCGTGAGTGCTTCTTTAATCACATCGCCGCCTTTCATGCTGCGGCTAAAGAGTAAAACTTGAGTTTCATCTGTCACACTTATCGTTTGATCATTTTGATCGAGAAGTGAAATAGGATTAATCGCATCGCCAGCAACATAACTCGCAGCATAGGCCCACATGGGGGTTAATAGACAAGACAGACATAACAACAGCGTTTTCATAAACACTCGACTCCATTATTGGATAGGCGGACAGCATACCTGACTCCCCCTATCGACTCATTAAACCAACCGCGATTACATGATACGCTTCACACATGCATGGCGAATAAGCATTTGATGGGATTTCTGCGCTATAATCGCACAGTTAAGTTTATTACAAGGATATCATAATGATAACACCTGGACTCGATCAGGAATTGCAGCAACTACAAGGCGTTTATCAGCTGATCACAGAGTTTTTAGTTACCTATAGCTTCCAATTGGTCGGCGCTTTGCTGATCTTTTTACTGGGTTTGTGGGTCGCCAGTAAGGCATCACGTTTAGTCGCGAAGCAGTTCGAAAAACACAATATCGACATTACCTTAAGTAATTTTGTCAGTAACCTGATCCGCATTCTGATCATCATCATGGTTGGGATCATCGCCCTCGGCAAAATTGGCATCAGCGTCACCCCTATGGTGGCAGCCATTGGTGCAGCCTCCTTAGGTGCTGGCTTAGCCTTGCAAGGCATGTTGGCCAACTATGCCGCCGGCGTGACCATTATCGTCACCCGTCCTTTCGTGGTGGGAAACACTATCGAAATCAAAGGGGAAAGCGGCGTCGTTAAACGTATTCACTTAGGCATGACCATACTCACCAATGAGGAAGGCGAACAAATCAGCATTCCCAATAAGCATATCGTCGGTGAGATCCTGCATAATTCCTTTAGCAATAAACTGGTCGAAACCCAGTTTAATCTCAGTTACAACACAGATCCCGAACGGGCCATTAGTGTGATCACTGAGTTATTGAGCAACAATCCCTATGTCTATCAAGAGACCATGCCCAATGTCGGCATCAATGGTTTTAATGCTATCGGGATTGAAATGGGAGTGCGCTATTGGGTGCCCACGCAAAGCTATTTTCAGCATAAATATAAGGTGAACTTAGCCCTCTACAACGCCCTTAAGCAGGCGGGAATAGAGATTGCCTGCCCCATCAGGGAGATCCATCTGCAAGATAAATAACGCTAATGATCCTGGGGTTGACCGGCGTAGTCAGTCAGCCTAGCTCACATTGTAAACTTGCATTCTTGTACGAATTTACGTTTACTATGCTCCCAAATATCGATAGTGATGGATTACTATGTTGTTGATACTCATAATTATTTCTTTTGTTGTACTGTTTATTTTCTTCGCTAAATATCAAAAAAAACAAGCTCAAGCCGAAGCGCTTGCCGCAGGAGAGCCCAATGCGCTACTCCATCATGGCATCGCACTGATTAATAAAGATCAAGTAGAAACAGGCTTAGATTTTATTCATCAAGCCGTGGATAAAGGGCTAGCAGTTGCGGCTATCACCCTTGCCGAATTATATTCGGGCCGATTTCCACAAGTGCCAGCCGATGCTAAAGCCTCGAACGATTGGTATAAAAAAGCGGCCGAACTGGATGCCCAATACTTATCACTGTTAACGCTACCGAATTTGCTTTCGCCAGAAGCGCAAACGCGGGAAGATCTAGAAATGCTGGAGGCTCAGCTCAAATCCAATGCTGAAGCAGGCGATGCCGCCTTTCAGTATGAACTTGGGCTTTTATATGAAAGGCAGCCTTTACTCGATCCAGATGCGACTCAAGCCATTGATTGGTTTGAAAAAGCTGCAGCCCAACAACATCCAGATGCCGATTACCACCTAGGAGCGCTTTATTGGCATGACAAACGAGTGACGTCTGACTTTGCCAAAGCGAGACAGTACTTTGAAAAAGCTGCGGCTCAAGGCGATGAACTGGCCAAAGAGCACTTAGGCAATATGCTCCTCGCAGGCCAAGGTGGGCCAAAAGATGTAGCTCGCGCAGAGGCTTTGCTCAGCGAACAAGCCGAAGACAATGATTTCAGACAATTTTACTTGGGTAGACGCTTCTTTTATGGCGAAGATTTTCCAGTGGATTATGTCAAGGCCCGTTATTGGTTAACGAAATCCTGTGAAGCAGGTAATAGCTTTGCTCAGGTCACGTTGGCCAATCTTTTACTCGTCGACCCGCAAAATGATGATGACTACCTAAAAGCCAAAAATTACTACGAAGAACTCATCACAGAATGGAATGAGGACGCCCTATCAGGCTTAGGCAAAATACATGAACAAGGCTTAGGCGTGAGCCGCCAGCCGATTAAAGCGTTAATGTATTATCAGCTCGCGGCCATGAGCCATAGCGCTGATCACCTAAAAGAATTAGTCAGATTGAGTCAACAATTAGGCACCTTAGAGATAAGAGAGGCCGAGCGGCTGCGTGACAGTTTCTTGCATCAGTATCCGATCCCCACTGAGCAACAAGCCTATTTCTATGGCAACAAGGCTGAATCGTTTCTAAGTGGTGAAAATCCTACGCGAGAGGATCTACAGGCAGCAGAAGCTTGGTACATCAAATCGGCAGAGCTAGGTAATGAAAATGCCATGCAAGAACTGGTGGATATTTATGGCGCGGAGCGATTAAACAAGCCAGTACAAGTGTTTATTTGGTCTAGCTTATTACTGCGTCATTTTGGCAAATACGGTATGAATAGCGATCAGCTGCTCTATCAAACCAACGCTAAATCTTGCCTAACAGAATCCGAGCTTGTCTACGCCGAAACCCAAATTGAGGCCATTGAAACTCAATTAACGCCCTATCTTGAGTCTGTATAGGTAAGTTTCGCAGTAGCGAATAAGCCCCAGAAAAGGTTTGGCCAAATTAAATAAGCCAAACCTTTTAGTGGCAAAATAGAGTGCATTTATAATTACTTAAAAAGCACAGTGGATTTATAAGCACTACAATCATTGTATTCACTAAACCTGTACGGCTAAATGACTAGACATAAAACCTAGTCGGATTAACTGTCCAGCCCGATAATTAAAACTGACCATTTTAATAGGCAAGATGAATGAGGCTGATACTGATAATCGTCATTTCATGCTTATTTCTGCCCCAAGCGAGAGCAGAAACCTCTGCTATTGTCTGGCAAGCACACTGTCGCGATAGGCATCCTGTTATTTATTTCGAAAATGGTGAATGCAAAGGCCCAGGTGCTGCGGTGATCAATCAAGTTATCACCCATCTAGGTCACAAGGTAAATTGGAGTAATGTGCCTTGGGCACGCACGATTAAAGTCGCCGAAACGGGACAAGTCGACCTCATTCCCGTCCATTCGATGACACCCGAGCGCAACGATTTTCTGGACCCTATGCTACTGGGCTACGACAAGCGCTACGTCTATTACTTTGCCCTTGCGAATCGACAGCTTGAGGTCAAAAATTTCGATGAATTAAAGCCTTATATCATTGGCGCACTCAGAGGCGCTTTTTACTGTCCGCAGTTCAATGACAATCAAAACCAACTAAAAGTGTCTTTTGTTAATGATAACGGCCAGTTAATCAATATGTTGAAGGCAGAACGTATCGATTTAGCCATCACCTCCGAACAACATGAGATGCCATTCTTTGCTAAAGATCCCCAACTTAAGCAGATGGAATACGTCGACATCAGCAAGAACGGTCGCTATTTCAGCATTCCGCTCAAGTCGCCACTGCATCAATATGCCAAGCAAGTTCACCAGATAGTCGACGACATGCGCACCTCAGGCGAAATCACTCGGCTATTTGAATCCTATGGTGTCGAGCCTCCGCTAAATCTCACCGAATCGCCCACCACTCACTAAGCTGATAGTCAGTCCCGAGTCCCTATTCGCCTAGACTGTTTAGGCTTATACGGTTCAGAAACACTCATCAAACCCGAGCCAAAAACTAAAAATATCTGATCATGCTGTGGCATTTTCAGCTTAGTGCCACATCCCTCCACCATCTCGCTAATTTTAAAATAGCTACTTTAGTTAATGCATATTTTACAAAGTGTTAACCAAGTCACAGTCACTTTTTGCGTGTTAAGTACCAAACACGACAGGTAAAATCGTCATGGCTAATTTAGCTAAAAAATCAACCTATTGGTTTTACTGAAATAAAAATGACGTAAACCGCGACAAAATATAGTCAATTAGATTTTTATCAATGAAGTTTTTATCAATTAGATTTTTTTAATGGAAGTGATGCACCTCAAATTTACTCACTGTGGTTTTTGATAAATTTGTTCACAAGGCGGAATCAATAAAAACACTTAGCCAACAAAGTCATACAAATGGCCACAAAAGTAAGGAATGAGATGATGAAAACATTAACCAAGATAGCAATAGCAATGGCCGTAATAGGCAGCTTAGGTATCAATGCCTACGCAGCAGACGGTGGTAACCCAAAGAAAGGTAAACATTTATACAAAAAAGAATGTAAAGCCTGCCATAGCCAAGGTGGCGAAGGCGGTGAACTCACACCGATGACCAAGACTATGAGCCAATGGGATCGCTTCTTTGATAAAGATAAGCACAAACTCAAACCAGAGGTATTCAACGGCTTCACAGAACAAGACCTCAAGGACATACAGCAATTTTTGTATGACCACGCCGCCGACTCAGACCAACCACAAACCTGCGGCTGATCTCTGCCAATTTAACGGCCTAAGGCAATGGTAGAAAGCAGCCCTGCAACTGCGACCTAACTCATTGACTTAAAGAATTTAAAAAACCAATGCGAGAAAAATGGGGAAACACCTCAGGGACTCCTATTGGGTAAATTTGGCGAAATGCTTCTTAGCGAGATAGCGCCAACAGAAAAACTCAGGGAGAAACCTTATGCGTACCCTTATCTCAATACTCGTTGCTAATGCCTTGTTTATGTCGGGCCAAGCCCTTGCTGCACCGAACGATGTGCAAAATGAAACGCAAAAAATTACCGAACTCAAGCAGCAACTTGCCGATATTACCGAGCAATTGGATAATCTTAATGATCGCGTAGATAAAACCGAGCGACACACATCCTTAGATCGACTTGAAATTACAGGTGATTTCCGCACTAAAGCCCATTCATTGCATTACCAAGATGTAGTCTGGAGCCCAGCGATGAAGGTTAACTTCAACGACTTTGGCGCCAAAGCTATGTCTGGCGCCTTCGGCATGCCCAACGATCTAAATTCGCCACTTGGCAAAATGATGCAAGCCAATCCAGACCTTGCCGCCGCCTTCCAAAATGGCATGTTGCAGGGCGTGATGCCCTATGTGCTCGCCCCCAAAAGCGTGCAGGACATAGATAACGACATCTACTACACCACTCGTCTGCGCCTCAACCTCAAGGCAAAAGTATGGGATAACGTCAGCTTTGCTGGCCGTCTCAGTATGTTCAAAAACTGGGGCGACTCCACAGGAGTGCAAGTGTTTGACTCTTGGCGATCTTTCACTATGGATGGCACCAGCAGCGGCAATACCAGTGGCGACTGGCTGCGGGTCGAACGCGCCTATTTTGACTGGAAAAAAATCAACGGCTCCGAGTTTTATCTCTCCATTGGCCGTCGCCCTTCCACCTATGGCCCACCAAGCCACTACCGTGAAAACGAGCTACGTGGCGGCACGCCTTCAGGCCATTTAGTTAACTTCAACTTCGATGGCGCCACCTTAGGTTATAACCTAGGGGAAATCACCGGGGTTGAAGGGCAAGTTGTCCGTTTTTGTTACGGCCAAGGCTTTGAATCACAATGGGGCAATGGCGAAATGTTTGGTGACATAGTCACTAAAGATACCCACCTAGGTGGTTTTAATATCGATGCCATCAACGATGGAACTAACTTCCTGCAATTCACCTTGTTTGGCGCGAAAAACGTAAATGACGGCTTTAAAGGCACTATGGCCTTTCCAACCCAATTAGCGGGAATTTTTGCTCCGACCATGTACCAAGATATGCAAAAGTTCGACAACTTTAACTTTGTTACCCGAGTACAACCCAGCGGTGTGATTGGTGACATGTACTTAGGCGGGATTGGCTTTGCACGGGAAGAAGCAAACGATATTAAATGGTTTGCCTCACTCGGCTGGACTCGCGCCGAGCCCAATGGCAACGCAGGTATGTTTGGTGGCATGTTATCCGATGCTATCTTCGAGGCTGAGTTAAATAGCACTGGTACTGAGATCATTATGGTGCCTAAAACCAGTGACGATAGTGATACCAAAGACGGTTACGGCATCTATGTCGGCGTACAAATTCCTGCACCCTACGGTAAGTTTGGTCTGGAATATAACTATGGTTCTAAATATTGGACACCCTTCACCCAAGCCCAAGACGACCCTATCGGTAGCAAACTTGCCACCCGTGGTCATGTGGCCGAAGCCTATTACATCTTTGATATCAATCCCAAAATGTTTATCAAACTGGCCGGGCTTTACTACGACTATGAATACACAGGTAGCGGCACACCTGTGGGTGCTCCGCAAAAAATTGATGATGTATTAGCCGGTACGGCTTATTCCATGTTGCCTGTGGTTGATACCGCCTTCGACGTGAACGCCTCACTCACAATTAACTTCTAATCCGTCATAGATAACAGCCATTAGCCCTCGGTCAAGCCGAGGGCGGGAGTACAAAATGAAAAGACTCTTACTCATTGCCTTGGCGGGTATGACATTAAATACCTATGCCGCCAATCCACATAAAGAAGTGCTCGAGGGCCCCTTTGCGACGGGTACGCAAGTCACGGCACAATGTTTAGTGTGCCATGAAGACCAAGCCACAGACGTAATGAAAACCTCCCACTGGACTTGGGAGTTAGAACAAAAGCTGCCCGACAGAACCGTACTTAGGGGCAAAAAGAACAGTATCAATAACTTCTGCACCTCAATTTCAGGTAACGAACCTCGCTGTACTAGCTGTCACGCAGGCTACGGTTGGAAAGACAATGACTTTGATTTTAAAGATAAAACTAAAGTTGATTGTCTTGTCTGCCACGATACGACTGGAACTTATGTAAAAGATCCTGCAGGCGCGGGCGAGCCAATGGCAAAACTCGACTTAGCTAAAATCGCCCAAAATGTCGGTAAGCCAGTTCGCGACAACTGCGGCAGTTGCCACTTCTATGGCGGTGGTGGCGATGCGGTGAAACATGGCGATCTTGACTCTTCCATGTCTTACCCAGACAAAGCAACTGATGTACACATGGATAGCGACGGTAATGACTTTCAATGTCAGAACTGCCACACCACTGAAAAACATCAGATATCGGGCAATGCGATGGGCGTATCTCCCGGTGGTGTAGACCATATTGGTTGTGAAAACTGCCACGACAGCGCACCGCACAGCAATAAGAAGCTCAACACTCATACGGCAACGGTTGCCTGTCAAACCTGCCATATCCCCTACTTTGCTAAGAATGAACCCACTAAAATGCGTTGGGATTGGTCAACCGCAGGTGAGGATAAACCAGAAGCCGTAGACCAATACGGCAAACACACTTACCAGAAGAAAAAAGGCAACTTTGTCTGGGAGAAAATGGTGAAACCTCAATATGCTTGGTACAACGGTACAGCCAATGCGTACATGACAGGCGATAAAATGGACCCGAATGCCATCACTAAACTCACCTACCCCATAGGCGATATTAATGATGCTAAGGCTAAAATTTATCCCTTCAAAGTTCACACTGGTAAGCAAATTTACGACAAAAAACTCAATGTCTTTGTGACCGCTAAAGTCTATGGCAAAGGGGGTTACTGGAACGATTTCGATTGGAACTTAGCTGCCAAACTTGGAATGGAAGCCAACCCGACTATGGTAGAAAAAGGCCTGAAATACAGTGGCGAATATGGCTTTGCTGAAACGGAAATGTGGTGGCGTATCAACCATATGGTTTCACCTAAAGCACAAGCCTTAAATTGCAACGACTGCCATAACAAAGGCTCAAGACTCGATTGGCAAGCCCTAGGTTATCAAGGTGACCCAATGAAAACTAAACAAGGACCGAAACATAAACAGCCTTAACTAGCCCGTTCCCTGCAATACCCTTTGAGATCTTAGTGTTTCACTAAGATCTCTTTT of the Shewanella baltica genome contains:
- a CDS encoding outer membrane protein OmpK, producing MKKTCLCLALMLSPQAFAGDLVQWWDFSATALYGEDYDLAPSDKQATITLETAGGWKYGDWFAFQDFIYFKGNDTGMESTTYGEISPRFSASKILGEKIAFGPVTDLSLALTYEEGEGPVHSLLYGLGVDVAVPYFTYLNFNTYRRNGMSTGNNSDGWQFTPVFRIDIPVGSANIVLDGFIDWVFATDDNGYEENFHFNPQLKYDLGKSLFGDHQANKLLVGIEYDLWTNKYGVKGVDQDTYSVIAQYHF
- the udp gene encoding uridine phosphorylase produces the protein MADVFHLGLTKAMLDGATLAIVPGDPERVKRIAELMDNATFLASHREYTSYLAYADGKPVVVCSTGIGGPSTSIAVEELAQLGVNTFLRVGTTGAIQPHVNVGDVIVTQASVRLDGASLHFAPMEFPAVANFECTTAMVAACRDAGVEPHIGVTASSDTFYPGQERYDTVTGRVTRRFAGSMKEWQDMGVLNYEMESSTLFTMCATQGWRAACVAGVIVNRTQQEIPDEATMKKTEVSAVSIVVAAAKKLLA
- a CDS encoding YdcH family protein translates to MFPEYRELISTLKTQDAHFQRKFNEHNQLDEEIKQLEKRVASDFNPTVKELKSRKLHLKEEIYQILKSHE
- a CDS encoding type III PLP-dependent enzyme; protein product: MSQFQSIDVADYYDMDTFKRIEAYAKDKATPFVVIDTSIIAKQYDDMVNSFPYANVYYAVKANPAAEILSLLKDKGSNFDIASIYELDMVMNVGVTTDRVSYGNTIKKRQDVRAFYERGVRMYASDSEADLRMIAEEAPGSRIYVRILTEGTDTADWPLSRKFGCQNEMAYELLVLAQELGLEPFGISFHVGSQQRDIGAWDSAIGKVKSIFDRLRDEHNITLKMINMGGGFPANYIDKTNQLGVYAEQITHFLKEDFGDDLPQIILEPGRSLISNAGILVSEVVLISKKSYTALERWVFTDVGKFSGLIETMDEAIKFPIYTDRQGELDKCVIAGPTCDSADIMYEHYSYGLPNDLAIGDRMYWLTAGAYTTTYSAVCFNGFPPLKDYYL
- a CDS encoding mechanosensitive ion channel family protein encodes the protein MITPGLDQELQQLQGVYQLITEFLVTYSFQLVGALLIFLLGLWVASKASRLVAKQFEKHNIDITLSNFVSNLIRILIIIMVGIIALGKIGISVTPMVAAIGAASLGAGLALQGMLANYAAGVTIIVTRPFVVGNTIEIKGESGVVKRIHLGMTILTNEEGEQISIPNKHIVGEILHNSFSNKLVETQFNLSYNTDPERAISVITELLSNNPYVYQETMPNVGINGFNAIGIEMGVRYWVPTQSYFQHKYKVNLALYNALKQAGIEIACPIREIHLQDK
- a CDS encoding tetratricopeptide repeat protein, whose product is MLLILIIISFVVLFIFFAKYQKKQAQAEALAAGEPNALLHHGIALINKDQVETGLDFIHQAVDKGLAVAAITLAELYSGRFPQVPADAKASNDWYKKAAELDAQYLSLLTLPNLLSPEAQTREDLEMLEAQLKSNAEAGDAAFQYELGLLYERQPLLDPDATQAIDWFEKAAAQQHPDADYHLGALYWHDKRVTSDFAKARQYFEKAAAQGDELAKEHLGNMLLAGQGGPKDVARAEALLSEQAEDNDFRQFYLGRRFFYGEDFPVDYVKARYWLTKSCEAGNSFAQVTLANLLLVDPQNDDDYLKAKNYYEELITEWNEDALSGLGKIHEQGLGVSRQPIKALMYYQLAAMSHSADHLKELVRLSQQLGTLEIREAERLRDSFLHQYPIPTEQQAYFYGNKAESFLSGENPTREDLQAAEAWYIKSAELGNENAMQELVDIYGAERLNKPVQVFIWSSLLLRHFGKYGMNSDQLLYQTNAKSCLTESELVYAETQIEAIETQLTPYLESV
- a CDS encoding substrate-binding periplasmic protein, with product MRLILIIVISCLFLPQARAETSAIVWQAHCRDRHPVIYFENGECKGPGAAVINQVITHLGHKVNWSNVPWARTIKVAETGQVDLIPVHSMTPERNDFLDPMLLGYDKRYVYYFALANRQLEVKNFDELKPYIIGALRGAFYCPQFNDNQNQLKVSFVNDNGQLINMLKAERIDLAITSEQHEMPFFAKDPQLKQMEYVDISKNGRYFSIPLKSPLHQYAKQVHQIVDDMRTSGEITRLFESYGVEPPLNLTESPTTH
- a CDS encoding cytochrome c; this encodes MMKTLTKIAIAMAVIGSLGINAYAADGGNPKKGKHLYKKECKACHSQGGEGGELTPMTKTMSQWDRFFDKDKHKLKPEVFNGFTEQDLKDIQQFLYDHAADSDQPQTCG
- a CDS encoding DUF3373 domain-containing protein, translating into MRTLISILVANALFMSGQALAAPNDVQNETQKITELKQQLADITEQLDNLNDRVDKTERHTSLDRLEITGDFRTKAHSLHYQDVVWSPAMKVNFNDFGAKAMSGAFGMPNDLNSPLGKMMQANPDLAAAFQNGMLQGVMPYVLAPKSVQDIDNDIYYTTRLRLNLKAKVWDNVSFAGRLSMFKNWGDSTGVQVFDSWRSFTMDGTSSGNTSGDWLRVERAYFDWKKINGSEFYLSIGRRPSTYGPPSHYRENELRGGTPSGHLVNFNFDGATLGYNLGEITGVEGQVVRFCYGQGFESQWGNGEMFGDIVTKDTHLGGFNIDAINDGTNFLQFTLFGAKNVNDGFKGTMAFPTQLAGIFAPTMYQDMQKFDNFNFVTRVQPSGVIGDMYLGGIGFAREEANDIKWFASLGWTRAEPNGNAGMFGGMLSDAIFEAELNSTGTEIIMVPKTSDDSDTKDGYGIYVGVQIPAPYGKFGLEYNYGSKYWTPFTQAQDDPIGSKLATRGHVAEAYYIFDINPKMFIKLAGLYYDYEYTGSGTPVGAPQKIDDVLAGTAYSMLPVVDTAFDVNASLTINF